In the genome of Salana multivorans, the window ATCCGCGCCGGCATCGCGACCGGGGCGCTGAACGGCACGTACGACAGCACCTGCATGACCGTGAGGTTCGTCCCGAAGAACGCCACCCCCATGAACGGGAGCATGACGAGCATCATCGCCGGCGTCATGACGGCGCCGGAGTCCTCCTGGCGCGAGACCATCGCGGCTCCCGCGGCGAAGATGCTCGCGACGAGGACGAACCCGAGCAGGAAGAACACGACGAACCACACCATGGGGGCCGTGAGCAGGGCGAGGAGCTGCGCCTGACCGGTCACGGCGAGGCCCAGGACGACGGCCGCCGCCATGACGACAGCTGAGCCGACCCCGATGATCGAGTTGCCGATGATCTTGCCGGCCATGAGCGCCCGGGCGGGGACGGCCGCGAGCAGGATCTCGACGATCCGCGACTGCTTCTCCGTGATCGTGTTCTGCATGATCATCGCGCCGGAGCCCAGCGCCGACATCATGAACACGAGCCCGAAGCCGTAGGCGACGAGGTAGCGCAGCCCGTCGGAGACGGCGTTCGGGTCGAGCAGCTCGACCGGCGGGGTGACGGCCAGCGCGTTGACGACGCCGTCCGGCGGGGAGGTGAGACCGATCACCGTGTACCCGACGGGGGAGTCCGACGGGACGAGCACCGCGTCGACCTCGTCGCCGCGCAGCAGGGCCTCGCCGGCGGCCCGGTCGTCGACGGCGACGATCTCGATCGTCTCGTCCTCGACCGCGGACGCCGTGGCGCTCGCGGGCACGCCGTCGACGACGGCGACCTTCGCGGCCGACGTCCCGCCGCCCCCGACGAGGTTGGCGATGACGATGCCGCCGATGATGAGCGCGATCGTGATGAGGTTGGAGATGACGAACGACTTCGACCGGATCTGGCTGGTCACCTCCCGCTCGGCCACGAGCCAGGTCGCGGACCAGGAGGAGAGGCTGGGGTTCGCGGAGGTCGCGGGCGTGCCGCCCTGGGGTGTCGTCGTGCTGGTCATGCGACTGCCTCCTTCGTGGTGGCCTCGGTCGTGGGGTCGGTGGTGGTGTCGTCGGCCTCGTCGCGGATGACGTCGCGGAAGATCTCGCCGAGCGTCGGGCGCACGGGCGTGAACGACGTGACGCCGCCGCGGCCGACGGCCTCGGTGAGCACGAGCTGGGCGGCCGCGTCGTCGGCCGCGAACGTCACGTGGTCGCCGGCGAGCTCGTCGACGACGACGCCGGGCACGCCGCGGACCCAGCCGGCGTCGCCGCGGGCGGCCATCGCCCAGCGGTTCCCCGCGTGCTCGGCGCGCAGGCCGTCGCGGGTGCCGCGGGCGCGGATCCGGCCGCCGGCGATGATGACGAGGTCGTCGCACAGGCGCTCGACCACGTCGAGCTGGTGGGAGGAGAACAGGACCGGGATGCCGCGCGCCGCGTGCTCGGCGACGACGGAGACCACCTCGTCGACCGCGAGCGGGTCGAGGCCGGAGAACGGCTCGTCGAGGACGAGGACCTCCGGGGTGTGGACGAGGGCCGCGGCTACCTGGACCCGCTGCTGGTTGCCCAGCGAGAGCGAGTCGAGGTTGTCCTTGGCGCGCGCGGCGAGGTCGAACCGCTCGAGCAGGGCCATGGCGCGCTTCGTGGCGCTGGCGCGGTCGATGCCGTGCAGGCGCGCGAGGTAGGCGAGCTGCTCGCCGATGGCCATCTTGGGGTAGAGCCCGCGCTCCTCCGGCATGTAGCCGAACCCGCGGCGGTCGTCGCCCGTGATGGGACGGCCGTCGATGGTGGCGGTGCCCGAGGTCGGCGCGAGCACGCCGAGGAGGATGCGCATGGCGGTGGTCTTCCCGGCGCCGTTGCCGCCGACGAAGCCGGTGAGGCGGCCGGGTGCGACGTCGAACGTGACGCCGTCGAGGGCGCGACGCTCGCCGAATGTCTTGGTGACGTCCGTGAGGCTCAGCATGCGTCCAACGCTAGGAAGGAGCGAGGCCGGGGGGATCGGCCGCGTGGCCGATCTTCGGGGTGGAGGGCTCTCGCCCACGCGGCGGACCCGGGCCGTGAGCCGGGGGCGATCCGGGCGCGTGGCGGGGGTGATCCGGGCGCGACCCCGCAGCGCTGGGCTCGACCCTCCTCGGTCCGCCGGGTCCGCCCGGTTCGCCCGGTCCCGCGGTTCGTCCGCGAGACCCGCGGGCGGGCAGGGCACGGCCGGGCAGGCCCGCCCGCGGACGGCTCAGGTGAGCGGGACCAGGCCGCTGCGGTAGGCGTACGCCACGGCCTGGACCCGGTCGCGCAGGCCGAGCTTGGCGAGCACGTTCGAGACGTGGGTCTTGACGGTCGCGCGTCCGACGAACAGCCGCGCGGCGATCTCCTCGTTCGACAGCCCGAGGGCCAGCAGCTCCAGCACCTCGAGCTCCCGGTCGGTGAGGGGCACGACGACGCCGCCCGCCCCGGCCGGCGTCCCGAGGCCGCCGGTGTCGGCGCCAGCCGTCGGGGCGCCCGCGCCGACCGTCATGGCAGCCGCGCCGGTCGTCGCAGCCGTCCCGCCGGCGCGGACCGCCCGCTTGATGACGGCCATCGTGAGCTCCGGGGCCAGCAGCGCCTCGCCCGCCGCGACGGCGACGATGGCGTCGACGAGCTGCTCCGGCCGGGAGTTCTTGAGCAGGAACCCGCTCGCGCCGGCCTCGAGCGCGGTGATGAGATAGTCCTCGCGCTCGAACGTCGTGAGCACGAGCACCCGGCTGGTCACGCCCGGATCGGCCACGAGCCGCCGGGTCGCCTCCAGGCCGTCGAGCACGGGCATCTCGACGTCCATGCACACGACGTCGGGCGCCTGCTCGCGCACCACGGCGAGCGCCTCCTGACCGTTCGCCGCGGTCCCCACGACGTCGATCGCGCCCGAGGCCTGGAGGATCGTCCGGATGCCCTCGCGCATCATGGCGTGGTCGTCGACGAGGACGACGCGAACGGGGCCGGCGGAACCGGTGTCCGGCGTCGGCAGGGTCGCGGGCAGGTGCGTCGCGTCGGACGGCATCACGTCAGCTCCTCGGTCAGGGTGTCGGCGGTGGAGCGGTCGGCGGCGGTGGGCCGGGCCTCGGCCCCGTCGGGGACGGTCGCCCGGACGATGAAGCCGCCCGAGCTGCGCGGTTCGGCCGTCAGCGTCCCCCGCATCGCGGCCACGCGCTCGCGCATGCCCTGGAGCCCGAGGCCGCCACCCCGCGGGCGGGGCATGGGACGGCCGCGGCCGTCGTCGGTGATCTCCAGCTCCACGGTGTCGGGCAGGTAGCGCAGCCGGACGCGCGTGCGCGTGCCCGTCCCGGTGTGCTTGACGACGTTGGTGAGCGCCTCCTGCCCGATCCGGTACAGGTTGAGCCCGACCAGCGGTGAGAGGTCCCGCGGCTGGCCGACCACCTCGAGGTCGGCCAGCAGACCGGCGCTCTGCGCCTCCTCGACGAGCTGGGGGAGCTGGGACACCGTGAGCGAGGAGCTGGCCGACCCGGGCGGTGCGGTCGCGTCGGCGCCCCAGTCGGCGCCCCCGTCGTCGGACCCGGTGGCGGTGTCGTCCCGCAGCGTCCCGAGCAGGTCGTACAGCTCGCTGACGGCGGCGCGGGCCGAGTCCTCCAGCGCCACGAGCTGGCGCTGGGCGCCGGCCGGGTCGCGCGGGATGACGGCCCGCGCCGCGGCGGCCTGGATGCCCATGAGCGAGACGTGGTGGGCGACCGCGTCGTGCAGCTCGCGCGCGATCCGCAGCCGCTCGATCGTCACGGCCTGCCGCGACACGATCTCCTGCTCGGCCTCGAGCTGCGCCGTCCGGTACTCGACCAGCGCCCGCTCGCGCGCCGCGTTCCACGAGTGGCTCCCGAACCACCAGGCGCCAGCGAAGTAGAGGATGTTGATGAGGACCTGGCTGAGCATGAACGCCATGGTCGGCGTCAGGACGCCGAGCCCCTCGCCCGGCAGGTCGTCGTCGAACGCGGACAGGCCGGTGCGGAACAGGCTCACCACGAGCCACACGACCATGATGTCGATGACGATCGCGCGCACGAGCACCGCGCGGCGGCGGTTCGCGTCCCACGCGCCGACGGTGTAGAGCGCGCAGAACAGGGAGACGTTCGAGATCGTGCCCTCGGCGACGGGGAGCTCGCCGATGAGCACGAACGCGACCGTCACGACGCCGAGCACGACGGCCGGCCAGCGCCGGCGCACCGTGAGCGGCAGCGTCACCCCGGCGAGGACGAGCGCCGACACGCCCAGCGACGCCGCCTTCTCGCCGTACACCCCGGTCGCGGTGCCGAGCGCGAGCGAGAGCAGCGACAGCAGGTAGAGCCCGATGCCGCCGAGCACGTCGGTGCGCAGCTGCTCCGGACTCGGCTCGGCGCGCCGCCAGCCGGGCAGCTCGGGATCGGTCAGGGTCATGCCGATCAACCTAGCGAGGCCCACCGACACGCTGCCTCCCCCGCGCGGCGGAGGCCTGTGGGCGACGGCGTCGCGCTCGCCGCCCGCGGGCGTCACGGAGCCGGGGACGCGGGCGTCACGGACGTGCCCGGCGTCGATGTCGGTGGTGGCGCCTACCCTGGGACTCGCCATGAACAACCTCTTCGACGGCCTCG includes:
- a CDS encoding response regulator transcription factor, which produces MPSDATHLPATLPTPDTGSAGPVRVVLVDDHAMMREGIRTILQASGAIDVVGTAANGQEALAVVREQAPDVVCMDVEMPVLDGLEATRRLVADPGVTSRVLVLTTFEREDYLITALEAGASGFLLKNSRPEQLVDAIVAVAAGEALLAPELTMAVIKRAVRAGGTAATTGAAAMTVGAGAPTAGADTGGLGTPAGAGGVVVPLTDRELEVLELLALGLSNEEIAARLFVGRATVKTHVSNVLAKLGLRDRVQAVAYAYRSGLVPLT
- a CDS encoding sensor histidine kinase, with product MTLTDPELPGWRRAEPSPEQLRTDVLGGIGLYLLSLLSLALGTATGVYGEKAASLGVSALVLAGVTLPLTVRRRWPAVVLGVVTVAFVLIGELPVAEGTISNVSLFCALYTVGAWDANRRRAVLVRAIVIDIMVVWLVVSLFRTGLSAFDDDLPGEGLGVLTPTMAFMLSQVLINILYFAGAWWFGSHSWNAARERALVEYRTAQLEAEQEIVSRQAVTIERLRIARELHDAVAHHVSLMGIQAAAARAVIPRDPAGAQRQLVALEDSARAAVSELYDLLGTLRDDTATGSDDGGADWGADATAPPGSASSSLTVSQLPQLVEEAQSAGLLADLEVVGQPRDLSPLVGLNLYRIGQEALTNVVKHTGTGTRTRVRLRYLPDTVELEITDDGRGRPMPRPRGGGLGLQGMRERVAAMRGTLTAEPRSSGGFIVRATVPDGAEARPTAADRSTADTLTEELT
- a CDS encoding ABC transporter permease, coding for MTSTTTPQGGTPATSANPSLSSWSATWLVAEREVTSQIRSKSFVISNLITIALIIGGIVIANLVGGGGTSAAKVAVVDGVPASATASAVEDETIEIVAVDDRAAGEALLRGDEVDAVLVPSDSPVGYTVIGLTSPPDGVVNALAVTPPVELLDPNAVSDGLRYLVAYGFGLVFMMSALGSGAMIMQNTITEKQSRIVEILLAAVPARALMAGKIIGNSIIGVGSAVVMAAAVVLGLAVTGQAQLLALLTAPMVWFVVFFLLGFVLVASIFAAGAAMVSRQEDSGAVMTPAMMLVMLPFMGVAFFGTNLTVMQVLSYVPFSAPVAMPARMFFGEALWWEPVLSLGILAATTGLVVMLAARIYTGSLLRMGNRVKLSEALGR
- a CDS encoding ABC transporter ATP-binding protein, producing the protein MLSLTDVTKTFGERRALDGVTFDVAPGRLTGFVGGNGAGKTTAMRILLGVLAPTSGTATIDGRPITGDDRRGFGYMPEERGLYPKMAIGEQLAYLARLHGIDRASATKRAMALLERFDLAARAKDNLDSLSLGNQQRVQVAAALVHTPEVLVLDEPFSGLDPLAVDEVVSVVAEHAARGIPVLFSSHQLDVVERLCDDLVIIAGGRIRARGTRDGLRAEHAGNRWAMAARGDAGWVRGVPGVVVDELAGDHVTFAADDAAAQLVLTEAVGRGGVTSFTPVRPTLGEIFRDVIRDEADDTTTDPTTEATTKEAVA